From the genome of Lotus japonicus ecotype B-129 chromosome 6, LjGifu_v1.2, one region includes:
- the LOC130725100 gene encoding agamous-like MADS-box protein AGL80 encodes MTKVELSYISNVTARKATFKKRKKGILKKVRELTILCGIQACLIVFNPFKSEVEVWPNPEGVRQVIKKYQNASVIDQTKNVNQESFIMQRITKARDQLKKLRQENREKELTIDMFKYMKEKNLPDKLNVEEVKEINELIEKKRKDIEK; translated from the coding sequence ATGACGAAAGTGGAACTTTCTTATATCTCTAATGTCACAGCAAGGAAAGCAACCTttaagaaaaggaagaaaggtATCCTGAAGAAGGTGAGAGAACTCACCATTCTTTGCGGGATTCAAGCATGTCTTATAGTTTTCAACCCTTTTAAATCTGAGGTAGAGGTTTGGCCGAATCCAGAGGGAGTTAGGCAAGTGATTAAGAAGTATCAAAATGCATCTGTAATAGATCAAACAAAGAATGTAAACCAAGAGAGCTTTATCATGCAAAGAATTACCAAAGCTCGTGACCAATTGAAAAAGTTGCGTCAGGAGAATCGTGAGAAGGAGCTGACCATAGATATGTTCAAatatatgaaagaaaaaaacttgCCAGACAAGCTGAATGTTGAAGAAGTGAAAGAAATCAATGAGTTGATCGAGAAAAAACGTAAAGATATTGAAAAATAG